The Arcobacter arenosus genomic interval GGGTTTATTTTAAATCTATCTATACTTGCATAAATATCTGAAGAGTTGGAAAAGGAATTTTTTAAACTTTTTAAAAAATCACTAATATGTTGTTTCTTTTCATTTTTTATTAAAATATCAAAGGCATCATCAAGTAAAATCTTTGAGTTTAACATCATACTTAATTCATAAAGTGAATTTCTAATTTGATTATCGGTAATCTTCTCTTCAAATTTAAATTCAAAACTAGACTTTTTTATCTCAATTATATTTGAGGGCAACTTTTCAAAATCGAGATTATTAGTTTCTATAGTTTTTGATTTTAATTTACCATTTTCTTGATAAACAATTTTATACTTTTTCAACTACTTTATAAACCTCAGATATTGTAGTTATACCATCTTTAACTTTTTGTTTTCCATCATCTAGTAAAGATTTAAATGAAATTTTTGATAAATATTCATCAATATTTTCATTTTTTATAATATAAGGTGAAAGATTTTTATCATTTTTTAAAACTTCTCCTAAAGAGCTTCTCCCTAAAAATCCAGTAAAATTACACTTTTGGCAACCTTTTTTTAAACAATTTTGACAAATATTTAAAACCAGTCTTTGGGAAATTACATATTTAAGAGTATTTGCTAAAAGATACCTATCAGCTTTTAAATCAATCAATCTATTAATTGTTTCAAAAGAGTTGTTTGCATGAATTGAAGCTAATACTAAATGGCCAGTTAAAGAAGCTTGCAATGCAATGTTTAATGAGATTTCATCTCTAATCTCCCCTATTAAAATAATATCAGGGTCTTGCCTTAAAATATTCCTTAAGACTGTATCATAACCTAATTCAATCTCATCATTAACCTCAATTTGTTGTATCGATTCTAACTTATATTCAACAGGGTCTTCTATTGTGATAACCTTCTTTTTTGAAGAGGAAAGTTTTTTTAACAATGAATATAAGGTTGTACTTTTACCACTTCCTGTAGGCCCTGTTATTAAAACTAATCCTTGTCTTAGATTCTCAATTTCATTAAATGCATTAAGAATATCACTGGAAAACCCCAGTTTTTCTATATCTTTTTCAACTGTATTATTATCTAAAATCCTAATTACTATTGATTCTCCGCTAATAATCGGCATTGTAGAAACTCTGAAATCATATTTTGCATCTTTAACTTCAAAGGAGAACCTTCCATCCATAGGAGTTCTAAAATTTGTAATATCTAATTTGGAAACCATTTTGATATATGAACTTAAAACCTTTGAAAAAGATTTACAAAAAGAGTAAAAAACTTTTAATGTACCATCAATTCTAAACCTAATCTCTAGGGAGTTTTCTTTACTTTCAATATGTATATCACTAGTTCTGTTTAAAATAGATTTTTCCAAAAGAATTTGAAAAAAAGAATTTATATAATTTAAATCATTTTCAGAACTTTTCTTTGATTTTTCTGATAAATCAAATAGTTTTATTCTCGTATCTATATCATTTAGAAAAAAAAGAATCTCTTGTTTGTTTATTAACTTTTTTCTAAATATGTGTGATACTGTCAATAAATCTATGTTTGATTCATTGCAATAATAACAATAAAAATAGATTCCATCTTTTTTTATGGGAATAATTAAACTATCTATTAATAGTTTTTTATCAAATGATTTTAGGTATTCATAATCAATATTTTCAAAACTCATATTAATTTTTCTCTTGTAAATTTAAACTTATTTTTTTGAATTTATTCTCCATAAGAACATTTGTTTTATTTATTTTTTTAATCTCAAACCTTTCTATTTTGTCATTTAAACTAAACCATTTGTTGTTTATAAAAGCTTTTTGACCAATAATTGCTTTTAGGTTATAAACTTGTTTTTTCTTCTCTTTAAATTTTTCTAGTTCTTTGATTAAATCTATTTCTTCTTTTTTATAAAATTTTTTAAAATCGATTGATACTTTTAAATTTTCATCACTCATTTGGAAACTTTTTATTTTAGAAAAACTATTATATTTTTCTAAATAGATTAATAAACTTAATCTTTTTTTCAAATCACTATTTGCAATAAAATCTAAACTAGAATCCCCTTTTGTAATCTTATTTAGATATATCTCATTTTTAAAAGCAAAGTTTTCAATATCTTTTAGCACATCTATTAATTTAACCTTCATTTGTATTTTTTCAATATTTACAAGAGAAGGAGTTCTATCTATTGGCCTTTTAATCTCTAAAAAATATAAATAGATTAAACAAAGTATTGTAAAAGGAAATAAGTAAATCACAACCTTAACTCTTAAAGGTAAAAGCTCAAAACTATTTTCTATGTATTTTAAATGTTGCATTGGCTAAATAAACCTTTTTTTGAGAATCATAAGTTATATCATCCACTTTAACCTTTTCTAAATTTTTAAAGAGAGTATAAAGGTCTTGTTTCTTTGATGATTCAAGTTCTAAAAGAAGTTTTGAATTAACAAAATTTACTTTTAAAACCTTTACAAAATATTTATTACTTAATAGAAAAATATTAATAAGCTCCTCACTTATAAAATAAAATTGTGAATTCAGTTCGATTTGTTTTGTATTTGCTTTTATCCTCTCTAAAATATTTTGATTAACATTTTTTGAAAAATCAAATAGATAAAAACCTAAACAAAGGCTAAAAAGATAAATAAGAAAAAACTTTAGAAAATGAGATTTTTTAATTTTTATAAACTGATGTTTATTTTTCTTTGTGAATTTAACTTTAGTATTTATTTGAAGATTTTCGATTTTTAATATTTTTTCCAAAAAATCTTTTACTTCATCCTTTGTATTTGATTTATCAATTTTTTGACAAAAATATAATTGACTATTTTTAAAAACTAAGGCTAAATTTTCGTAAAAAAAGAGATTAATATTTTCATTGGAATCTAAAAAAAAATATTTTGGTATTTGTGATTTGAAATGAATTACTTGATATATATTTAAAGGTTTTATATACGAGCTGTATAAAAAACTACTCTTATCATAATTTAAAGAGGAATTCTTTATATGATTTCTAATATATTTATCTAAAAAATTTGAGTTTATCTCTTCATCTGATTTTATTTCAATTAGTTCAATAATAATACCTTATTTCTTTTTAATAAGGTATTTTATTATTTATTACTTTGTATTTTAATTAAGTAAATATATTTTTTTATTATTTTAAAAAGTTACGTCGTATCCTAATTCTTTAAGACCTTTTTTATCTTTTGTCCAACCTTTTTTAATAGAAACAAACAGTTCTAAATAACATTTTCTACCTGTTAGTCTTTCTATTTTTTGTCTTGCATCTTTACCAATTCTTTTGATTGCACTTCCACCCTTTCCTACAATCATACCTTTTTGAGTTCCTTTTTGAACTATAATTGTTGCATTAACTACATCAATATCTTTTTTCTCTTGAACTCTATTTATTTTTACATCTGTTTCATATGGTATTTCATCAGAAATATTCTCAAAAATCGATTCTCTAATAAACTCTTTAAAAATATCTCTCATATGTTCAGTTGTTAAAATTTCAGGGTCATATAAATAAGGATGCTCAGGAAGATATTTTACAACAACATCTAAAATATCATCGTGAGTAGTTTGTTTTTTTATTGATACAGGGATAATAGCTTCGTATTTGTCTGAATGTTTTTCATACTCTTTTATTTTTTCTAAAACTTCATTATTCCCAACATTATCAATTTTTGTTAAAAGTAAAATATGTTTTGTATTTTTTTTATTTCTCTCTAAAAAATTTTCATAATGGGTTAATTTATCAGTTACAGGAGCTAAAAATAAAATCAAATCACAATCACCAATTGCTTTTAAAGCCTCATCAAGCATAAATTGATTTAATAGCTTTTCTGTTTCGTGTAAACCAGGAGTATCCACAAAAATGATTTGATCATCTTTATGCATCACGATTATATTAGATCTTTTTCTAGTAGCATTTGCTTTATGTGAAACTAAAGCAATTTTTTCACCAACTAACCAATTTAATAGTGAACTTTTACCTGCATTAGGTCGACCTACAACTGAAACATAACCACACTTACTCATACGATTCCTTCAAACATTTTAATTAAGTGATTATATCTAAAATTTTCTGCTTATCTTCTTCTGTATGAAAGAGATTCTAGTAAATGTCTTTTTTGTATATTTGTACACTCTTCCAAATCTGCTATTGTACGGCTAACTTTTAATATTTTATTTATACTTCTAAAAGATAAATTCAAATTTATCCTTGCTTTTTCTAAAACTTCCTTTGTTTCAGAATCTAAAATACAATATTTTGTAATCTCATCATCACTTAGTTTCCCATTTAAATTTTTCTGCCCTCTTAACATTTGCATTTTAAAAGCATTTAATACTTGTCTTCTTATCTCTTGGGAAGTTATTGTAGATTTTGAGTCTACACTTGTATCATTCATAATTACATACAAGTCAATTCTGTCTAAAAAAGGTTCACTTAAACGATTTTTGTATCTTTTAATTTCAAGTTCATTACATCTACAATTATTTGAAACAGAAAGTAAATTTCCACATGGACATGGGTTCATTGCTGCTACAAATAAAAATTTCGTTTCATATAAAACCTTCGAATTTGCACGACTTACCAATAAAGAATAATCTTCTAAAGGCTCCCTTAATGCTTCAATTATAGAGGAACTAAAATGGGGTAACTCATCAAAAAATAAAATTCCAGAATTTGCCAAACTTATCTCTCCTATGTTTGTTCCTCCTACAATAGAAGCTTTTGTTGAAGTATTATGAGGACTTCTTATTGTCCTAATTGGTTTAAAATCTGGTTCTTTTAATTGTAAAGCTTGTAATTTTGCTATTTCTAAAATCTCATCAATACTCATAGGTGTCATTATAAAAGGTAATCTTTTTACAAGCATCGATTTTCCAACACCAGGACTTCCTTCTAAAATTATGTTATGATTTCCAGATGCTGCAATAAGGGCAGCTTTTTTTGCATTTTCTTGACCTCTAATATCTTTAAAATCCAACTTATAATCATTTGTGAAATAAAAATCTTTACCATTTACATTTATTTTTTCATATTCAAATTTTTCTTTTTTATATAGATATTTATCTTTTTCTTTTCCTTTAAAAAAATCAATTGCTTCCAATAGGTTTCTAACACTATATATTTTTATATTTGGAATTTTAGATATTTTTTTAGCACTTTTTTCACAAACTAATACATTTTTTATTTTCCCTTGTTTTACTAAAGATAATATTATGGGAAAAATTGAATAGCTATCTTTAATATCACCATTTAATGACAATTCTCCAAAAATGTGATACTCATCAAAATTAACTTTATCTTCGTATAATGAAACTAATAATGCAATGGGTAAATCAAAATGACTACCCGCTTTTTTAATCTCACTAGGTGCTAAATTTATGGTGATTTTCTTAGGTGGAAATTTATACTCATTTGTTAATAATGATGATTTTACTCTATCCTTGGATTCTTGTATACTATTTGTTGCTAATCCTACAATTGTAAAACTAGGTAATCCTTTTGTAAATGTTGCTTCAACACTTACTTCTTTTGCTTCGATTTCATTTAATGTTGCTGATTTTATAATTTTCATTTGTCTCTTCTAAATAATTCATTTAATTATAGCTATTTGTAGATTTAATTTAAATAATAAATAATGGTATTAAATTATTTAAATAGCAAAATATAAAATATTATAATAAATATCTTTTTTTAATACAATTGCATCCATAAATTTTGTTATAATCGAAAAAGATTCAAAAAAAGATAATATTATGTTAAAAAATGATGCTTTAGCTAAAACAAAACTTGTTTATTTCATTGTTTTTTTATCCCTAGCCTTTTGGGCTGTATTTGCTTTTTTTACAATGCATCAACTAATTAGTTCCCAAGAGATTTATGCAAAGATAATCAATATTAGTGGGAAACAAAGAATGTTATCTCAAAAAACTACACTGATGGCAAAAAGAACTTTTGAAACAAATAATCAAGATTTTTTAAACCATACCTTAGAATTAATCAAAGGAATGAAAGAGGATCATGATTTTATAATTAATAATTTAACTTCTCAAAAGATGATAAAAATATATTTTGATAAACCCTATTTACTTGATAAAAAAGTTAAAGAGTATTTTTTTATATTTGATAGTTTCTTAAAAGAAAGGACTAAATCGAATCTTCAAAAAGTTGAAGAATATTCTTATCAATTATTACCAGAACTAAATACTGCTGTTTATAAATTTGAAGAGGAGAGTAATCAAAAAACAATTGAACTAAAAAAAAGGCAATTAATAATACTTTTTGGAACATTATTAACCCTATTTTTAGAAGCTTTTTTAATTGTAATTCCTTCAATAAGAATAAATGAACAAAAGGAAAAAGAGTTACAAGAGATAAACAATAACTTAGAAAATAGAGTAAAAGATGTAATAAAGAACTTAAGAGAAAAAGACAAAATAATAAATGAACAATCAAAAATGATTTTTATGAGAGAGATTTTAAATAATATTTCACACCAATGGAGACAACCCTTATCTATAATTACCACTGCAGTTACTGGCATAAAACTAAAAAAAGAGTATAAACAACTAGAGGAAAAAGATTTAGATGATTATTTAAATGTAGTATTAGAAAATAGTTCCTATTTATCAAAAACAATTGACAATTTTAGAAGTTTCTTTGAAAATAAAGATGAGATGACAACATATAAATTTTCATCTTTAATAGACAAAATAGAAGAACTTTTAAAAGAGGAGTTGGAAGAAAATAAAATCAGCTTTGTTTTAGATATCCAAGAGCTAAATTATTATGGTAATGAAACAAGATTACTAAACTCTATACTTCATATTTTAAACAATGCAATTGATGTTTTAAAAAACAAAGAAGATCAAAGAATTATTTTTATAAGTATATATAAAAATGAAAATTTTCATATAAAAATTAAAGATAATGGTGGTGGAATACAAGAAGAGATTATAGATAGGATATTTGAACCATATTTTACTACTAAACACAAATCCTTAGGAAAAGGTATGGATTTATATATTGTAAAAGAATCCATAGAAAAAATCTTAAAAGGTTATATAAAAGTCACAAATGAACACTATACTTATAAAGGGAAAGATCAAGTAGGTGCTTTATTTGAAATAATTTTACCTTCAAATCAATAAAAATATAATATCTCTTAAAGGAGTTGATATGCAAACAGAAATTAACACTCAAGATGAAAAATCAAAAAACTATCTAAAAGATTGTTTTATGCAAAAATGTAGAAATGAATATGACGATTATTTAAAAGATGAAGAATCAGCATTGGATAGATATGCAAAACTTTCAATACAATATCTTCAGTTTATATCATTGGGAATATTTTCTACAGCAGTTTTATTACAATCACCTTTAAACTTTAATTTTATAGCAGCATTTTTAGCTTTATCTGTTTTAGTTTTTTTTATCTCAGTTACATTGATTTTAAGATACTCTCTTAAAAATAGCAAGGATATAAAACTAAAAAATGATATTTATGATGCATGGACAAAAACAGTTTTATATGCAATTTTAATAAACCTATTATTGATTTTTGTAGAAAATGGCTTAAATCAAATTTTAGTTGTTTTATTTTTTGCAACAATTGCAATAATCTTTATTCAAAAAAGTAAAAAAACAATTCAAGAAATATAATACTATCACTATATATAAAACTTTTGATATAACAAAATTTGAATATAGTTAAAGTAAATTTTGATAATATTCAACAAAAAAATAAGGTAATGTATGATAGAACTTATTATTCTTTCTGTTGCATTAAGTATGGATGCTTTTGCGGTAGCTCTTGGATTAGGAGCTAAACAAATAACTATAAATAAATCATTAGCTTTAAAAGTTGGATTATTATTTGGTTTTTTTCAGGGATTTATGCCTCTTATAGGTTATTTTGCAGGTATAGGACTTTCTAGTTTTATTGAAGTTATTGACCACTGGGTAGCTTTTATACTACTTGCACTTATTGGTGGTAAAATGGTATATGAGAGTTTTGGGGAACCTGTGGAAGAGGAAATTGCAATCATTACAAATAAAGTTCTTCTATTATTAGCAATAGCTACAAGTATTGATGCAATGGCAGCTGGTTTTACATTAACATTAATGTCAACTACTATAATTACTTCAGTTTTAATTATTGGATTAACTACATTTATTTTTAGTTATGGTGGGGTTATAATTGGTTCAAAAGGTGGAGCATTTTTAGAGAGCAAAGCTGAATTATTGGGTGGTATTGTATTAATAGGTATCGGTTTAAAAATACTAATTCAACATACATTGTTAAGTTGATTTTGTACTATTAAACCTTTTTTATCTAGCTTGGGCTTATTTACCCTTTAACTTCTTTTTCCATTCTTTTTCAAATTTTTTTCTTTTGATTATAGAAAGGTTTTCAATAAAAAGATGTCCAGCTAGATGCTCCATCTCATGTTGCCAAGCAACAGCTAAAAAGTCTTCACACTCCATAGTTTGCTTTTGTCCATCTCTATTATAGTATTCAACTATTATATGTTGTGCTCTTTTAACCTCTTCATTAAATCCAGGTACACTAAGACACCCCTCTACAAAAATTTGAACACCATCTTTGTGAGTAATTACAGGATTAATTGCTTCAATTAAATCCTCTTTATCTTGAATATCTTCCTCATTTGGAAGATTAATGATTAATACATTTAAAGGGATACCAACTTGAATTGCAGCAAGTCCTACACCATTTTGATCAATCATTGTTTCATACATGTCATCTAAAAGAGTGTGAAGTTCTTCATCGAACTTCTCCACATCTTTAGACTTTGTTCTTAATAATTTATTTGGATATGTTAATACTTCTCTAATCATTTCAAACTTTACTTATGGCTTGTGATAACCTCATCAATTAAACCATATTTACAAGCTTCATCAGCACTCATAAAATTATCTCTATCAGTATCTTTTTCAATAACTTCTAAAGGTTGTCCTGTTTGTGCTGCTAAGATTTCATTTAATGTATCTTTCATTCTTTGAATCTCTTTAGCTTGAATTTGGATATCTGTAGCTTGTCCTTGAGCTCCACCTAATGGTTGGTGAATCATTACTCTAGAGTGAGGTAAAGAGTATCTTTTACCTTTAACTCCAGAAGATAATAAAAATGCACCCATAGATGCAGCTTGCCCAATACAAATTGTACAAACATCAGGTTTAATATAATTCATCGTATCATAAATTGACATACCACTTGTAATTACTCCACCTGGAGAGTTGATATATAGATAGATATCTTTATCTGGGTCTTCAGCTTCTAAAAATAAAAGCTGAGCAACAATAGATGAAGCAACTTGGTCATTTACCTCACCACTTAACATAATAATTCTATCTTTTAGAAGTCTAGAATAAATATCATAACTTCTTTCACCTCTTCCACTTTTTTCAACTACGTATGGTATATAACTCATTTTCTTTCCTATTTATTAGTTTCCTAATTTTTCGTCTAATAATTTTGTAATTACTTTATCTTCAATCATAGACATTTTAATAGCAGGTAAATATCCAGCTTCTTGGTATTGTTTTAATACATCTTGTGGATTTTGACCCATTTGCATTGCCTCATAGTAAATTACTTGAGTAACTTCTTGATCATTTACCTCTACACCTTCAGCTTTTGCTAATGCATCAACAATGAAAGTTGCTTTTACAGATTTTTCAGCATCTTCTTTTAATTCATCTCTGATTGTTTCTACTTTTGATGCATCTTCTTGTAATTCTTTAATCTCATCTTCTGACATAGATCTAACTTTGTTATTAAGTGCAAAGTTAATCTCTTGGTCAACTACAGTTGCAGGTAATGAGAAATTTAATTCATTTACTAAAGTATCAAGGTAAGCTGGTTTTAACTCATTTCTATAATAAGTACCTTTTTGCTCAGCTACCATTTGCTCTTTAATTTTTTCTTTTAAAGCATCTACATTTGCTTCACCGTCATATCCTGGTAAAAATTTAGCAGCAAACTCATCATTAATTTCTGCAGGTACTTTTTCTTGAATTTCATGTAAAGTTACTTTAAATACAGCTTCTTTTCCAGCTAAATCTTTTGATTGGTATTCAGCAGGGAAAGTAACAGTAACATCTTTTTGCTCTTCATATTTCATACCAACGATTTGTTCTTCAAATCCAGGGATAAATGAACCTGAACCAATCTCTAATGGATATTGTTCACCTTTTCCACCTGCAAATGCAACACCATCAACAAATCCTTCGAAATCGATTACTGCGAAGTCACCTTCTCTAACCATTCTTTTTCTTTTGATTTTTTCTAATGGAGCAGATTGAGCAGCTAACTCGTTTAATCTTTCCTCAACATCTTTATCTTCAATCTCTTTTAATTCAACTGCAGGAACTAAAGATTTATAATCACCTAAATCAACATTTGGCTTACAAGCAACTTTAATTTCAATCTCAATTGAACCATCTTCTTTTTTGTCAAATTTAGCAAATTGTGGCTCACCTACTAAATCTTCATTAGCGATTTCTAACTCTTTTAAAGCGTCACCTAAGATTGCTCTAACTGCTTCACCTTCAGCATCTTCTCTTAATTTGTCAGCATATCTTTGTTTTACAACAGATACAGGAACTTTACCTTTTCTAAATCCTTGGATATCCATTGTTTTTGCAGCTTGCTTAGCTACTTTATCAATATTTTGCTCTACAGTTTCTGTAGAAATTGTTGAAGTAATAACAGCATTCGCGTCATCAACTCTTTTTGCGTTAAATTCCATTAACTTTACTCCGATATTTTTAGTTTAGCCGTGATTTTATCTTAATTTTAATAAAATAGCCATTAGATAAATTTAGACCAAATAAAAAGAGTAAAATACTTTGCAATTTCTATACCATAATGTGTTATTTTTAATGTTAATTCCGATTTTTTTATTGATGTTTTTGATTATTACAAATAAAGACAGTTTTCAAAAATATTTTTCCAAAGATATACTAGAGAAACTTTCAGTTTCAAATAGATACATGGGAAAAACAACCAGAAATATTTTGATGTTTATATCTTTAATTTTAATGATAATTGCACTTTCTCGTCCAGTTATGAATGAAAAAGAACAAAGTTTTGAACAAGAAGTAGCTTCAATTGTAATTGCAATTGATGTTTCTAAATCAATGCTTGCAAATGATATCTATCCAAATAGATTAA includes:
- a CDS encoding GspE/PulE family protein, which encodes MSFENIDYEYLKSFDKKLLIDSLIIPIKKDGIYFYCYYCNESNIDLLTVSHIFRKKLINKQEILFFLNDIDTRIKLFDLSEKSKKSSENDLNYINSFFQILLEKSILNRTSDIHIESKENSLEIRFRIDGTLKVFYSFCKSFSKVLSSYIKMVSKLDITNFRTPMDGRFSFEVKDAKYDFRVSTMPIISGESIVIRILDNNTVEKDIEKLGFSSDILNAFNEIENLRQGLVLITGPTGSGKSTTLYSLLKKLSSSKKKVITIEDPVEYKLESIQQIEVNDEIELGYDTVLRNILRQDPDIILIGEIRDEISLNIALQASLTGHLVLASIHANNSFETINRLIDLKADRYLLANTLKYVISQRLVLNICQNCLKKGCQKCNFTGFLGRSSLGEVLKNDKNLSPYIIKNENIDEYLSKISFKSLLDDGKQKVKDGITTISEVYKVVEKV
- the def gene encoding peptide deformylase — its product is MIREVLTYPNKLLRTKSKDVEKFDEELHTLLDDMYETMIDQNGVGLAAIQVGIPLNVLIINLPNEEDIQDKEDLIEAINPVITHKDGVQIFVEGCLSVPGFNEEVKRAQHIIVEYYNRDGQKQTMECEDFLAVAWQHEMEHLAGHLFIENLSIIKRKKFEKEWKKKLKGK
- the clpP gene encoding ATP-dependent Clp endopeptidase proteolytic subunit ClpP; amino-acid sequence: MSYIPYVVEKSGRGERSYDIYSRLLKDRIIMLSGEVNDQVASSIVAQLLFLEAEDPDKDIYLYINSPGGVITSGMSIYDTMNYIKPDVCTICIGQAASMGAFLLSSGVKGKRYSLPHSRVMIHQPLGGAQGQATDIQIQAKEIQRMKDTLNEILAAQTGQPLEVIEKDTDRDNFMSADEACKYGLIDEVITSHK
- the tig gene encoding trigger factor, producing the protein MEFNAKRVDDANAVITSTISTETVEQNIDKVAKQAAKTMDIQGFRKGKVPVSVVKQRYADKLREDAEGEAVRAILGDALKELEIANEDLVGEPQFAKFDKKEDGSIEIEIKVACKPNVDLGDYKSLVPAVELKEIEDKDVEERLNELAAQSAPLEKIKRKRMVREGDFAVIDFEGFVDGVAFAGGKGEQYPLEIGSGSFIPGFEEQIVGMKYEEQKDVTVTFPAEYQSKDLAGKEAVFKVTLHEIQEKVPAEINDEFAAKFLPGYDGEANVDALKEKIKEQMVAEQKGTYYRNELKPAYLDTLVNELNFSLPATVVDQEINFALNNKVRSMSEDEIKELQEDASKVETIRDELKEDAEKSVKATFIVDALAKAEGVEVNDQEVTQVIYYEAMQMGQNPQDVLKQYQEAGYLPAIKMSMIEDKVITKLLDEKLGN
- a CDS encoding sensor histidine kinase, whose protein sequence is MLKNDALAKTKLVYFIVFLSLAFWAVFAFFTMHQLISSQEIYAKIINISGKQRMLSQKTTLMAKRTFETNNQDFLNHTLELIKGMKEDHDFIINNLTSQKMIKIYFDKPYLLDKKVKEYFFIFDSFLKERTKSNLQKVEEYSYQLLPELNTAVYKFEEESNQKTIELKKRQLIILFGTLLTLFLEAFLIVIPSIRINEQKEKELQEINNNLENRVKDVIKNLREKDKIINEQSKMIFMREILNNISHQWRQPLSIITTAVTGIKLKKEYKQLEEKDLDDYLNVVLENSSYLSKTIDNFRSFFENKDEMTTYKFSSLIDKIEELLKEELEENKISFVLDIQELNYYGNETRLLNSILHILNNAIDVLKNKEDQRIIFISIYKNENFHIKIKDNGGGIQEEIIDRIFEPYFTTKHKSLGKGMDLYIVKESIEKILKGYIKVTNEHYTYKGKDQVGALFEIILPSNQ
- a CDS encoding YifB family Mg chelatase-like AAA ATPase, with amino-acid sequence MKIIKSATLNEIEAKEVSVEATFTKGLPSFTIVGLATNSIQESKDRVKSSLLTNEYKFPPKKITINLAPSEIKKAGSHFDLPIALLVSLYEDKVNFDEYHIFGELSLNGDIKDSYSIFPIILSLVKQGKIKNVLVCEKSAKKISKIPNIKIYSVRNLLEAIDFFKGKEKDKYLYKKEKFEYEKINVNGKDFYFTNDYKLDFKDIRGQENAKKAALIAASGNHNIILEGSPGVGKSMLVKRLPFIMTPMSIDEILEIAKLQALQLKEPDFKPIRTIRSPHNTSTKASIVGGTNIGEISLANSGILFFDELPHFSSSIIEALREPLEDYSLLVSRANSKVLYETKFLFVAAMNPCPCGNLLSVSNNCRCNELEIKRYKNRLSEPFLDRIDLYVIMNDTSVDSKSTITSQEIRRQVLNAFKMQMLRGQKNLNGKLSDDEITKYCILDSETKEVLEKARINLNLSFRSINKILKVSRTIADLEECTNIQKRHLLESLSYRRR
- a CDS encoding manganese efflux pump MntP family protein gives rise to the protein MIELIILSVALSMDAFAVALGLGAKQITINKSLALKVGLLFGFFQGFMPLIGYFAGIGLSSFIEVIDHWVAFILLALIGGKMVYESFGEPVEEEIAIITNKVLLLLAIATSIDAMAAGFTLTLMSTTIITSVLIIGLTTFIFSYGGVIIGSKGGAFLESKAELLGGIVLIGIGLKILIQHTLLS
- the era gene encoding GTPase Era, which translates into the protein MSKCGYVSVVGRPNAGKSSLLNWLVGEKIALVSHKANATRKRSNIIVMHKDDQIIFVDTPGLHETEKLLNQFMLDEALKAIGDCDLILFLAPVTDKLTHYENFLERNKKNTKHILLLTKIDNVGNNEVLEKIKEYEKHSDKYEAIIPVSIKKQTTHDDILDVVVKYLPEHPYLYDPEILTTEHMRDIFKEFIRESIFENISDEIPYETDVKINRVQEKKDIDVVNATIIVQKGTQKGMIVGKGGSAIKRIGKDARQKIERLTGRKCYLELFVSIKKGWTKDKKGLKELGYDVTF